In Roseibium sp. Sym1, a genomic segment contains:
- a CDS encoding RrF2 family transcriptional regulator: MRLSSHSDLAVRLFLYLDAQEDKERRVLTPELCQVLDTKRSTVNETTSSLAKVGLLDTRSGKYGGIILSRPISDILVSEVISICEQRSGWQFAQCDNPAGCDCYMKGHCAVQPMYQQALHEFIRIFDKFCLADLQTDVNVKVARRAAEKYISGNGLVSGDLERYSKRRKENRSLTDAS; the protein is encoded by the coding sequence ATGCGACTTTCAAGCCATTCTGACCTGGCCGTCAGGCTCTTCCTCTACCTCGACGCTCAGGAGGACAAAGAACGCCGGGTTTTGACGCCCGAACTCTGTCAGGTTCTCGACACCAAACGATCGACGGTGAATGAAACAACGTCGAGCTTGGCGAAGGTCGGACTCTTGGATACCCGCAGCGGAAAGTACGGAGGCATCATCCTCTCTCGCCCGATCAGCGACATTCTTGTCTCGGAAGTCATCTCGATTTGCGAGCAGCGAAGTGGCTGGCAGTTCGCGCAGTGCGACAATCCCGCAGGCTGCGATTGTTACATGAAAGGCCATTGCGCGGTGCAGCCCATGTACCAGCAAGCGCTTCACGAATTTATTCGCATTTTTGACAAGTTCTGTTTGGCTGACCTGCAAACTGACGTGAACGTAAAAGTCGCCCGTAGAGCCGCAGAAAAATATATCAGCGGCAACGGTTTGGTTAGCGGTGACCTTGAGCGGTACAGCAAGCGGCGCAAAGAAAATCGGTCGCTTACCGATGCGTCATAG
- a CDS encoding IS66 family transposase zinc-finger binding domain-containing protein has protein sequence MLDQTLTLPKDPEELRSFTARLLAEVKAQAVLIEKLRHQLAGHRAHRFGASSETAEQLQLALETSEIAAAAMTARMKLPDIEERDKPKRRPIPDHIPRMEVELTPGADACADCGGRLRRIGEDVTEELEYVPGRFIVNRIVRPRLTCSCCERFVQAPLPSRPIERGRPGSLLIG, from the coding sequence ATGCTCGATCAAACCCTGACCTTGCCGAAAGACCCCGAGGAGTTGCGCAGCTTCACCGCGCGGCTGCTGGCCGAGGTCAAGGCGCAGGCGGTACTGATCGAGAAGCTGCGCCATCAACTGGCTGGGCACCGGGCGCACCGGTTCGGGGCCTCGTCCGAGACGGCCGAGCAGCTTCAGCTCGCGCTCGAGACCAGCGAGATTGCCGCCGCGGCCATGACGGCGCGGATGAAGCTGCCGGACATCGAGGAGAGGGACAAGCCAAAGCGCCGCCCGATCCCGGACCACATCCCCCGGATGGAGGTCGAATTGACGCCGGGCGCAGATGCCTGTGCCGATTGCGGCGGGCGCTTGCGTCGGATCGGTGAGGATGTGACCGAGGAACTGGAATACGTCCCCGGTAGGTTTATCGTGAACCGCATCGTCCGGCCCCGGTTGACCTGCTCGTGCTGCGAACGCTTCGTGCAAGCCCCGCTCCCGTCGCGGCCCATCGAACGCGGCCGCCCCGGCTCCTTACTCATTGGGTAA
- a CDS encoding thermonuclease family protein — protein sequence MALMSRKKCIAFGIFLLNVLLPAGAQADSIEGKVSVIDGSSFQIVESGLTVKLFGVSACALTQRAHYQGISWPCGAVAAGWLTENTLGYTIRCIKEGSGGYATVLGRCFLPDGSDVAKKALTEGMAIAARAEGTLIVPEYGSFEKIARSKSLGIWSSTFKLDGHTYRKSFTQ from the coding sequence ATGGCACTCATGTCACGCAAAAAGTGTATTGCCTTCGGTATATTCCTCCTAAACGTGCTGCTGCCCGCCGGTGCACAGGCGGATTCCATCGAAGGAAAAGTCAGCGTTATCGACGGATCCAGTTTCCAGATCGTGGAGAGTGGTCTCACCGTCAAACTTTTTGGCGTGTCTGCGTGTGCCCTCACCCAACGCGCTCACTATCAAGGAATTTCGTGGCCTTGCGGAGCCGTCGCCGCGGGTTGGCTGACGGAAAACACGCTCGGCTACACTATTCGTTGCATCAAGGAAGGATCGGGCGGATACGCAACCGTTCTTGGCCGCTGCTTCCTGCCGGACGGGTCCGATGTCGCAAAAAAAGCGTTGACTGAAGGTATGGCGATCGCCGCCAGGGCCGAAGGTACTCTGATTGTCCCGGAATATGGGTCTTTCGAAAAAATCGCCCGCTCAAAATCCCTCGGAATCTGGTCGTCCACGTTCAAACTCGACGGCCACACATATCGAAAGTCATTTACCCAATGA
- the tnpB gene encoding IS66 family insertion sequence element accessory protein TnpB (TnpB, as the term is used for proteins encoded by IS66 family insertion elements, is considered an accessory protein, since TnpC, encoded by a neighboring gene, is a DDE family transposase.), which yields MIPVPATTRVWLAAGVTDMRKGFAALAAQAEAVLKQDPFTGHLFVFRGRRGDLVKVIWWDGQGACMFLKRLEKGRFVWPSAKEGKVALSPAQLSMLLEGIDWRAPQRTWQPLAAG from the coding sequence TTGATCCCGGTTCCGGCCACTACGCGAGTCTGGCTGGCGGCCGGGGTGACGGACATGCGCAAGGGCTTCGCGGCTTTGGCAGCGCAGGCCGAGGCGGTGCTGAAGCAGGACCCCTTCACCGGGCACCTGTTTGTCTTCCGAGGTCGCCGGGGTGATCTGGTCAAGGTCATCTGGTGGGATGGCCAGGGGGCCTGCATGTTCCTGAAGCGACTGGAGAAGGGGCGGTTCGTCTGGCCCTCGGCCAAGGAGGGCAAGGTGGCGCTGTCGCCTGCACAGTTGTCGATGCTGCTGGAAGGGATCGACTGGCGAGCGCCACAGCGGACGTGGCAACCCTTGGCCGCGGGATAA